A single Anopheles funestus chromosome 2RL, idAnoFuneDA-416_04, whole genome shotgun sequence DNA region contains:
- the LOC125761511 gene encoding aquaporin AQPAe.a isoform X1, translated as MGYTLGTEELSNKSSGLWRALLAEFVGIFILNFFACAACTHANGDKTLISLAFGLSVFMVVMSIGHISGGHINPAVTAGMLAAGKVSFIRALLYVTSQCAGAVAATSALDVLIPKTYHNGLGNTGLKDGVTEMQGVGFEFFLGFVLVLCVFGVCDDNKPDSRFVAPLAIGLTVTLGHLGVVEYTGSSMNPARSFGTAFVTDSWSHHWIYWAGPIVGGVAAALLYSQLFKAPTFNNASERYRTTADDKEVMLNLMKHAALEESVITT; from the exons atggGTTACACTCTTGGTACAGAAGAACTATCAAACAAATCAAGCGGTTTATGGCGAGCGCTACTGGCTGAGTTTGTTG GCATCTTTATATTGAACTTCTTTGCCTGTGCCGCTTGTACGCATGCAAACGGTGACAAAACGTTAATTTCACTTGCATTTGGACTCAGCGTTTTCATGGTCGTGATG TCGATCGGTCACATCAGCGGGGGTCATATCAATCCCGCTGTGACGGCCGGAATGTTAGCAGCAGGCAAGGTAAGCTTCATCCGTGCTTTGCTTTACGTTACATCCCAATGCGCTGGTGCCGTGGCGGCCACATCTGCACTAGACGTACTGATACCAAAAACTTATCACAACGGGTTGGGTAACACCGGTCTGAAGGATGGCGTCACGGAGATGCAAGGCGTCGGTTTCGAATTCTTTCTCGGATTCGTActagtgttgtgtgtgtttggtgtttgcgATGACAACAAACCGGACTCCCGCTTTGTTGCCCCTCTGGCCATCGGTTTAACGGTGACGTTGGGTCATCTAGGCGTTGTAGAATACACCGGATCGAGCATGAATCCGGCTCGTTCCTTCGGAACAGCCTTTGTGACGGATAGTTGGAGCCACCATTGG ATTTACTGGGCTGGACCGATCGTAGGAGGTGTTGCAGCGGCTTTACTTTACAGCCAGCTGTTTAAGGCACCGACCTTTAACAATGCTTCGGAGCGCTATCGTACTACTGCAGACGATAAGGAGGTAATGCTAAACCTAATGAAACATGCCGCGCTGGAAGAATCCGTCATCACTACTTAA
- the LOC125761511 gene encoding aquaporin AQPAe.a isoform X2: MGYTLGTEELSNKSSGLWRALLAEFVGIFILNFFACAACTHANGDKTLISLAFGLSVFMVVMSIGHISGGHINPAVTAGMLAAGKVSFIRALLYVTSQCAGAVAATSALDVLIPKTYHNGLGNTGLKDGVTEMQGVGFEFFLGFVLVLCVFGVCDDNKPDSRFVAPLAIGLTVTLGHLGVVEYTGSSMNPARSFGTAFVTDSWSHHWIYWAGPIVGGVAAALLYSQLFKAPTFNNASERYRTTADDKEMRRLDGKNDIP, from the exons atggGTTACACTCTTGGTACAGAAGAACTATCAAACAAATCAAGCGGTTTATGGCGAGCGCTACTGGCTGAGTTTGTTG GCATCTTTATATTGAACTTCTTTGCCTGTGCCGCTTGTACGCATGCAAACGGTGACAAAACGTTAATTTCACTTGCATTTGGACTCAGCGTTTTCATGGTCGTGATG TCGATCGGTCACATCAGCGGGGGTCATATCAATCCCGCTGTGACGGCCGGAATGTTAGCAGCAGGCAAGGTAAGCTTCATCCGTGCTTTGCTTTACGTTACATCCCAATGCGCTGGTGCCGTGGCGGCCACATCTGCACTAGACGTACTGATACCAAAAACTTATCACAACGGGTTGGGTAACACCGGTCTGAAGGATGGCGTCACGGAGATGCAAGGCGTCGGTTTCGAATTCTTTCTCGGATTCGTActagtgttgtgtgtgtttggtgtttgcgATGACAACAAACCGGACTCCCGCTTTGTTGCCCCTCTGGCCATCGGTTTAACGGTGACGTTGGGTCATCTAGGCGTTGTAGAATACACCGGATCGAGCATGAATCCGGCTCGTTCCTTCGGAACAGCCTTTGTGACGGATAGTTGGAGCCACCATTGG ATTTACTGGGCTGGACCGATCGTAGGAGGTGTTGCAGCGGCTTTACTTTACAGCCAGCTGTTTAAGGCACCGACCTTTAACAATGCTTCGGAGCGCTATCGTACTACTGCAGACGATAAGGAG ATGCGTCGATTGGATGGTAAGAACGACATACCCTAA
- the LOC125761507 gene encoding galectin-8-like, translated as MAVFAYLVLSISDDLLAYSSALVECRGGSWTECKSQLASTRNQRQFEALLKRYYPNTTAASDCSSSSNLHVYRCCDLSSTQPTGTTEMSTESIDSCDFAYHEVSSPGSISLDKSSSIEVVHMVENITEVSPGLCFVITGAIQLTCERFSINLLLKNGDVALHFNPRLPQNYIVRNCRVKGCWGREEVASPLSFNLHRGQRFTVQVLVTDKEFLICVNGRHFNAFRHRLPYRKICTLEVKGDVREVAVDQCYMECYPQLELELVRQLSTDTIASSKLSLPRSLPEVDEKPMPYTGVLQAPFTDGYKLHLYGRVKLLPHSFYVNLQSSAYVWPHPNILFHLNPRFGSVGGRHVICRNSWLNGKWDREERSENMTDFAPGKAFHLQIACTDVSYQVSLNDKMIAEFVYRDNPRLVEAVYIQGDIKVFDVVVETAY; from the coding sequence ATGGCCGTTTTCGCTTACCTGGTTCTTAGTATTAGCGACGACTTGCTTGCTTACAGCAGTGCCCTAGTTGAATGTCGCGGTGGTTCGTGGACGGAATGCAAATCCCAGTTGGCTTCGACTCGTAACCAGCGCCAGTTTGAAGCTCTTTTGAAGCGTTACTATCCCAACACTACCGCCGCCAGTGATTGTTCATCTTCGTCTAATCTGCACGTTTACCGTTGTTGTGATCTTAGTTCTACGCAACCTACCGGGACGACCGAGATGTCGACGGAGTCGATAGATAGTTGTGATTTTGCTTACCATGAAGTTTCATCACCAGGTTCGATCAGTTTGGACAAGAGTTCATCGATTGAAGTTGTGCATATGGTCGAAAACATTACGGAAGTGTCGCCAGGATTGTGTTTCGTCATTACTGGTGCCATTCAGCTTACCTGCGAGCGGTTCTCCATAAATTTGTTGCTAAAAAATGGTGACGTTGCGCTGCACTTCAACCCGCGTCTACCCCAGAATTACATCGTGCGCAATTGTCGCGTAAAGGGATGCTGGGGACGCGAGGAGGTAGCGTCTCCACTTTCGTTTAATTTACACCGTGGCCAACGTTTTACTGTACAGGTGCTGGTGACAGACAAAGAGTTTCTTATTTGTGTTAATGGGAGACACTTCAATGCGTTCCGACATCGGCTGCCTTATAGGAAGATTTGTACCCTTGAGGTGAAGGGTGATGTTCGCGAGGTGGCCGTAGACCAGTGTTACATGGAGTGCTACCCACAGCTGGAACTTGAGCTTGTCCGCCAATTGTCAACGGATACTATAGCATCGTCAAAGTTAAGTTTGCCCCGTTCGCTACCGGAAGTGGATGAAAAACCGATGCCTTACACCGGTGTTCTGCAGGCACCATTCACCGACGGATATAAGCTGCATCTTTATGGACGCGTCAAACTGTTGCCCCACTCGTTCTACGTCAACTTGCAGAGTAGCGCGTATGTTTGGCCACATCCAAACATTCTGTTTCATCTGAACCCACGCTTTGGTAGCGTCGGTGGGCGACACGTAATTTGCCGAAACTCATGGctaaatggaaaatgggatCGAGAAGAGCGGTCGGAGAACATGACAGATTTTGCACCCGGTAAAGCGTTCCATCTTCAGATTGCCTGTACGGACGTTAGCTATCAGGTTTCGCTGAACGACAAAATGATCGCGGAATTTGTGTACCGTGATAATCCGCGACTGGTTGAAGCGGTTTACATTCAAGGCGATATCAAGGTGTTCGATGTTGTTGTGGAAACTGCGTACTAG
- the LOC125761498 gene encoding uncharacterized protein LOC125761498: MEIVRENMRAKRLKGCETCRFCLSQGVRLSSIYAAPEQNKTTPLALQIMACVGIEVYSDDGMPGMICENCRVLMNYCYQFKQMCNNADIQLKTFLSTGIWPKELSLPKELATLLPNLEHSSHRSTLSPRSYDPSENTESSNEKKINIIKLSPADLKNIKLGQRINSDNLRLSTIYGKSGTVLSVDNEDKNETVRVPLLTSTPIVKRTGTELIRLSEASKTDQQEKKQRIKQETVQINKVYNGPIILNNLVNSVVPKVEEKFVSTGEGTVEMIISYEREQEQFTNKSEVFPCSECQKTYPLKQLLDIHLLSHKRERNYPCDQCEKRFFSKYDLAKHSATHTGERPYICVICRASFSRSTLLTRHQAKHKDEPKHVCKFCDRTFLSLDELNKHIENHEKNRPFKCALCTKRFAYKQGLERHEVVHKEKLPYQCEYCDHSYLTPGKLSRHLATHAGDRPYPCRLCNKSFLLSHHLSRHLRRHNASGQSEYKCVDCKKLLNSMGELVYHSAQHAMQNLICPLCREPFEDVDKVTEHIKSHAEQLHYACDYCDLMYTSEQQLNEHCLQNHADELAYELPENQYQLMQPDECVEFQTIPLVLNNTDKMMKEKSLSGAYVPQANNTVMDYDHLTEDEIYHDGFVEEDESTLVPDPLEDAQTFEITEIELRTESPKEARPNVSSETASTKAATKNEIIKATTSTVTTATTVTSITNISSQPNKSEPMVQSEEQPSRQQRMEEFYKRNQKAVEKKMAQKNVSDVLKSLPKGVTITKPTKPVTKPIERMNEEHPKKQVFENDETCNVAAPSTSMPQKRGPGRPPKVKPIAETKDVTADTHVSKKGDSNPIAPKQSIISMKTEKQQTTNYAKRELKRSTSAIENKTKVEGQENSANSVKTVITTKPSNKLVEPQSWMIKRTYAPKETQTVSRKRPAEKCSEDSDVGPNKRPALGRKTLNPSMIRVMSDKGKPSHHPSVGVTVSTTVSSTASTNSTNLKRVSKSEVVKGIPVEVNIGGKTIKVHKISKEEVMARAAQLKGIS, translated from the exons ATGGAAATCGTGCGAGAAAATATGCGTGCCAAGCGGCTAAAAGGTTGTGAAACGTGTCGCTTTTGCTTGTCGCAGGGCGTTCGGCTCAGTTCCATCTATGCGGCACCGGAGCAGAATAAAACAACACCGCTAGCGCTGCAAATAATGGCTTGCGTGGGAATAGAG GTATACAGTGATGATGGCATGCCGGGTATGATTTGTGAAAATTGCCGTGTCCTTATGAACTATTGCTACCAGTTCAAGCAAATGTGCAACAACGCAGATATACAGCTGAAAACATTCCTTTCAACGGGAATTTGGCCAAAGGAGCTATCGCTGCCGAAGGAATTAGCTACATTACTG CCTAATTTGGAACATTCATCACATCGGTCTACACTATCTCCGAGATCCTATGACCCGTCTGAAAATACGGAAAGttcaaacgaaaagaaaatcaatattaTAAAGTTAAGTCCGGCGGACCTGAAGAATATTAAACTGGGACAGAGAATTAATTCGGATAATCTGCGATTGTCAACTATCTACGGAAAATCCGGAACTGTACTGTCTGTGGATAACGAGGATAAGAATGAAACGGTCCGCGTTCCACTTCTGACATCCACCCCAATTGTGAAGCGAACAGGGACCGAATTGATACGCCTTAGTGAAGCATCCAAAACAGatcagcaagaaaaaaagcaaaggatcAAACAGGAAACAGTACAGATAAACAAAGTTTACAACGGACCAATCATACTGAATAATTTGGTTAACTCGGTGGTACCGAAAGTCGAGGAAAAATTTGTCTCTACCGGCGAAGGAACAGTAGAAATGATAATAAGCTACGAGCGGGAACAAGAACAATTCACAAACAAATCAGAAGTATTTCCCTGCAGCGAGTGTCAGAAAACGTATCCATTAAAACAGTTGCTCGACATACATCTGTTATCACACAAACGTGAGCGCAATTATCCCTGTGACCAGTGTGAAAAGCGCTTCTTTTCTAAATACGATTTGGCTAAGCACTCGGCAACGCACACGGGCGAACGACCTTATATTTGTGTCATCTGTCGAGCATCTTTTTCGCGTTCTACTTTGCTGACGCGTCACCAAGCCAAACATAAGGACGAACCCAAACATGTGTGTAAATTTTGTGACCGTACTTTCCTTTCATTGGACGAATTAAACAAGCACATTGAGAACCACGAAAAGAATCGTCCCTTCAAGTGTGCACTCTGCACGAAACGATTCGCGTACAAGCAAGGTCTGGAAAGGCACGAAGTAGTGCACAAGGAGAAACTGCCTTACCAGTGTGAATATTGCGATCACAGCTATCTCACACCGGGCAAGCTGTCCCGTCATTTGGCGACACACGCCGGTGATCGTCCGTATCCGTGCCGGTTGTGCAATAAATCGTTCCTGCTTAGCCACCACCTTTCGCGCCATTTGCGCAGACACAACGCTTCCGGCCAGAGCGAGTATAAATGCGTCGACTGCAAGAAACTGTTAAACAGTATGGGCGAATTAGTTTATCATTCGGCACAGCATGCGATGCAAAATCTGATCTGTCCGCTGTGCCGTGAGCCGTTCGAAGACGTGGATAAGGTCACGGAGCATATAAAATCACACGCAGAGCAGCTACATTATGCGTGCGACTATTGCGATCTGATGTACACAAGCGAACAGCAACTGAACGAACATTGTTTGCAGAACCATGCAGACGAGCTGGCGTACGAGCTACCAGAAAACCAATATCAATTAATGCAGCCAGATGAATGTGTTGAGTTTCAAACGATACCATTAGTATTGAACAATACCGATAAAAtgatgaaggaaaaatcgCTTAGTGGGGCTTATGTACCTCAAGCGAATAATACTGTAATGGATTACGATCATTTGACCGAAGATGAAATATACCACGACGGGTTTGTTGAAGAAG atgaATCAACGCTGGTTCCGGATCCGCTAGAAGATGCACAGACTTTTGAAATCACAGAAATTGAATTAAGAACAGAAAGTCCAAAAGAGGCTCGACCGAATGTCTCTTCCGAAACAGCTTCAACAAAAGCGGCaacgaaaaatgaaattataaaagcaacaacatcaacagtgACCACGGCTACAACAGTAACCAGTATCACCAACATATCATCCCAACCGAACAAATCTGAACCAATGGTTCAATCGGAGGAGCAGCCTTCGCGCCAACAACGTATGGAAGAATTCTACAAACGTAATCAAAAggcggtggaaaagaaaatggcccAGAAAAATGTTTCGGATGTTTTGAAAAGCTTACCCAAAGGCGTAACAATTACAAAACCTACCAAACCAGTTACAAAACCTATTGAACGGATGAATGAGGAACATCCGAAAAAACAAGTGTTCGAAAACGATGAAACGTGTAATGTTGCTGCGCCATCAACAAGTATGCCACAGAAGCGAGGTCCCGGTAGACCACCCAAGGTGAAACCAATCGCCGAAACAAAGGATGTCACAGCTGATACACACGTGTCAAAGAAAGGCGATTCAAATCCGATTGCACCGAAGCAATCCATCATTTCGATGAAgacagaaaaacaacaaacaacaaactatgCGAAAAGGGAGTTGAAACGAAGCACTAGTGCCAtagagaacaaaacaaaggtAGAAGGACAAGAAAATTCGGCCAATTCCGTCAAAACTGTAATAACAACGAAACCGTCGAACAAACTGGTCGAACCACAGTCGTGGATGATAAAAAGAACATACGCACCAAAGGAAACGCAAACCGTGAGTAGAAAGCGTCCGGCAGAAAAGTGTAGCGAAGACTCAGACGTGGGACCCAACAAACGGCCAGCGCTGGGtcgaaaaacgcttaaccCTTCTATGATTCGTGTAATGAGCGATAAAGGTAAGCCCAGCCATCATCCGAGTGTCGGAGTTACAGTTAGTACAACTGTTAGCTCAACGGCAAGTACTAATAGCACGAATCTGAAGCGAGTTTCAAAGTCGGAAGTCGTCAAAGGCATACCGGTGGAAGTGAATATTGGCGGTAAGACGATTAAAGTACACAAAATCAGCAAAGAAGAAGTGATGGCACGGGCAGCTCAATTGAAGGGAATATCTTAG
- the LOC125761508 gene encoding protein arginine N-methyltransferase 6 — MEATDQIIPAAYFDSYEDLKVHEIMLADKPRQDAYQKAILENRALFVGKTVLDVGAGTGILSIFCAQAGASKVYAVEASNLARLARAVVEENKFQAVIEVRECKVEDFQLPEGERVDIIVSEWMGFFLLHEGMLDSVVHARDKFLKPNGLMFPDTATLFVAPCSVPSRFDRWENLSGVSMRCFGRALREQNSGNPEVLSVAQEDLLHEGHVMAWFDLMEVTTAELNSVEVKDVLVAQHSGKLQGFCIWFDCTFPGDEVEQRQLSTNPSAPVTHWKQIVIPLPEDSCEELEERDPVAFCLSMTRNKETKRRYDLQLTLLDAEREEHHLPCECHMTKCILMKTHLEKMQMD; from the exons ATGGAAGCCACCGATCAAATAATCCCAGCTGCTTATTTCGATAGCTATGAAGATCTTAAG GTGCACGAAATCATGCTGGCCGACAAACCAAGACAGGATGCGTACCAAAAGGCGATTCTTGAAAATCGGGCCTTGTTCGTAGGCAAAACCGTCCTCGATGTAGGAGCTGGTACGGGAATTTTGTCTATATTCTGTGCACAGGCCGGTGCTAGCAAGGTTTACGCAGTTGAAGCTTCCAATCTGGCTCGGCTAGCCCGGGCTGttgtggaagaaaacaaatttcaagcaGTGATAGAAGTGCGCGAGTGCAAAGTAGAAGATTTTCAGCTTCCCGAGGGCGAACGTGTCGATATCATCGTATCCGAGTGGATGGggttctttcttttgcacGAAGGTATGCTCGATTCCGTAGTGCATGCACGAGACAAGTTCCTCAAACCGAACGGTCTCATGTTTCCCGATACGGCAACTCTTTTCGTTGCGCCCTGCAGTGTTCCGTCACGTTTCGATCGATGGGAAAACCTGTCTGGTGTCAGTATGCGTTGCTTTGGACGTGCGCTACGAGAGCAAAATTCAGGAAATCCGGAAGTGTTGTCCGTTGCGCAAGAAGACTTACTTCACGAGGGACACGTTATGGCATGGTTCGATCTGATGGAAGTGACCACTGCTGAGTTGAACAGTGTTGAAGTAAAAGATGTGCTTGTGGCACAACATTCCGGCAAACTGCAGGGATTCTGTATCTGGTTTGATTGTACATTTCCGGGAGATGAAGTGGAACAGCGGCAGCTTTCCACGAATCCATCTGCACCGGTAACACACTGGAAGCAAATTGTTATTCCTCTACCGGAAGATTCGTGTGAAGAATTGGAGGAGCGTGATCCGGTAGCTTTCTGTCTATCCATGACACGtaacaaggaaacaaaacgaag GTATGACCTTCAGCTCACGTTACTGGACGCGGAGAGAGAAGAACATCATCTGCCATGCGAATGTCATATGACAAAGTGTATCTTAATGAAGACTCATCTAGAGAAGATGCAAATGGACTAA
- the LOC125761503 gene encoding gamma-tubulin complex component 4 homolog, with protein sequence MIHDILFTLFSSNTELPIENFTIPEVASTFLHPGEIHILEELIRIANQYKEIKKFVQQYGTLTAGLLKPKQQKPTEEPLLQGLYLQAFVDGLELVVKPYRDLVVELEAKYLKRPNLTLMFIFHQVSQYRSLFGFLLQLISGVVTQRIHGCALLPYLQQHCLHGNDANYQAVKTVQKSVYVIFLKQLYGWLMHGKFVDHYGEFFIQQMETNPKTSILTGGLNSQQPTHTSVNSSDSASINSELWRYEIRREMLPYYFPASWAEKVLFVGQTVLMCQFDPRQQVVDRIVARGDSKARKGAALAAAAVKDNLWGEHEQELFRKFHLLQNEENLNVTKFEHLVDEIKEQVTKHMSMIVIEKADLERQLRLMKDFFLLGRGELFSEFLTQTQSLKLLIGKEINDGTTRDLNRALKLAANSINVGEDIEQFSFELSGKDEIEESFCYEAKSAVGHIMLKYKVKWPLHLLFSPRILDRYNEMFRFLLRIKKIQHDLLQIWSNQRERCIKHNSEVVQLRNKLMFLINNLQYYLQVDVLESQFAILMAAIANSAKQADFERIQRAHTIFQANVLSLCFLLTSSNSGEPSSLSMTPNMSGVIQVQENPVLTILDSILCIVDRFCTFCMFCKDPMTKVERQEFVTYEQGFMNHVDSLLKLLIGLKAGPSSAPLSQLLLRLDFNHWFSSNTQSSHSQ encoded by the exons ATGATTCACGACATTCTGTTCACGCTGTTCTCTTCAAATACCGAATTGCCGATTGAAAACTTTACT ATTCCGGAGGTGGCATCCACATTCCTGCACCCGGGTGAAATTCACATCCTCGAAGAGCTAATTCGTATAGCAAACCAGTACAAGGAGATAAAGAAATTTGTTCAACAGTATGGCACACTTACAGCTGGGCTACTCAAACCGAAACAACAAAAGCCGACAGAAGAACCACTACTCCAAGGGCTTTATCTGCAGGCGTTTGTTGATGGGTTGGAGTTGGTCGTGAAACCGTACCGCGATCTAGTGGTAGAACTGGAAGCTAAGTATCTGAAGCGTCCTAACCTAACGCTGATGTTTATCTTTCATCAAGTTAGTCAGTATCGATCGTTGTTCGGTTTTCTGCTCCAGTTAATCAGCGGTGTTGTGACGCAAAGAATCCATGGTTGTGCGTTACTGCCTTACCTTCAACAGCATTGCCTGCATGGTAACGATGCTAACTATCAGGCAGTTAAAAC tgTACAAAAATCGGTGTACGTCATATTTCTGAAACAGTTGTATGGTTGGCTGATGCACGGCAAGTTCGTCGATCATTACGgtgaatttttcattcagcAGATggaaacaaaccccaaaactTCCATTTTGACGGGCGGTTTGAATTCCCAACAACCGACGCATACGTCCGTTAATTCGTCGGACAGTGCGAGCATTAACTCCGAACTGTGGAGGTATGAAATACGTCGTGAAATGCTACCTTACTACTTTCCCGCTAGTTGGGCCGAAAAGGTACTGTTTGTCGGGCAAACCGTGCTGATGTGTCAGTTCGATCCAAGACAGCAAGTGGTCGACCGCATAGTGGCGCGAGGTGATTCAAAAGCAAGGAAGGGAGCGGCACTGGCGGCGGCCGCCGTAAAAGATAACCTGTGGGGTGAACACGAACAAGAGCTGTTTCGAAAGTTTCATCTATTACAAAACGAAGAGAATCTTAATGTGACCAAGTTTGAGCATCTGGTAGACGAAATTAAGGAACAAGTCACAAAACACATGTCCATGATAGTGATCGAGAAAGCAGACCTGGAACGTCAGCTACGATTAATGAAGGATTTCTTCCTGCTCGGTCGGGGAGAATTGTTTTCCGAGTTTCTGACGCAAACACAATCGCTAAAGCTGCTCATTGGAAAGGAAATCAATGATGGCACTACCCGCGATTTAAACCGAGCACTAAAGCTGGCAGCCAACAGCATCAACGTTGGCGAAGACATTGAACAGTTTTCTTTTGAGCTGTCCGGTAAGGATGAGATCGAAGAAAGTTTCTGTTATGAGGCAAAAAGTGCCGTCGGACACATTATGCTCAAGTATAAAGTCAAATGGCCATTGCATCTGCTCTTCTCGCCGCGCATTCTTGATCGATACAATgaaatgtttcgatttttgcTTCGCATAAAGAAAATTCAGCACGATCTACTGCAGATTTGGTCAAACCAGCGTGAGAGATGTATCAAGCACAACTCGGAAGTTGTACAGTTACGCAATAAGCTCATGTTTCTAATCAACAATTTGCAGTACTACCTTCAGGTGGACGTGCTAGAGAGCCAGTTTGCCATTTTAATGGCAGCGATCGCAAATTCGGCCAAACAGGCCGACTTTGAGCGCATTCAACGGGCGCATACCATTTTTCAAGCGAACGTACTTAGCTTATGCTTTTTGCTGACCAGTTCGAACAGTGGCGAACCTTCGTCACTCAGCATGACACCTAACATGTCGGGAGTAATACAGGTACAGGAAAATCCGGTGCTAACGATTCTTGACAGTATTCTGTGTATTGTCGACCGTTTCTGTACGTTTTGTATGTTCTGTAAAGATCCGATGACTAAGGTAGAACGCCAGGAGTTTGTCACCTACGAGCAGGG ATTCATGAACCACGTGGATTCGTTGTTAAAGCTTCTAATTGGGCTCAAAGCGGGACCCAGCAGTGCACCACTCTCGCAACTGTTGCTGCGACTGGATTTCAATCACTGGTTTAGCTCGAATACTCAAAGTTCACACTCGCAATAG